The genomic DNA CTACGTCCATCGCATCGGCCGTACGGGACGGGCGGGGAATTCCGGCTTTGCCTTCACCCTGGCATTACCTACGGAACGGCATAAGATTGCCGCCGCGAGCGCCTTCCTGGGTTTCGAAGTGCCATTTGGGCCCCTCGAATGGGATGACGCGGACGCGCGCGAGCCGCTGACTTCGGAACTGGCTTCCCTATGCATTTCCGCGGGCCGGAAGGACAAGCTACGGGCAGGCGACATCCTGGGCGCTTTGACCGGCGCGGACGGGCTGGACGGCAAAGCCGTGGGCAAGATCGACGTTATGGACTACCAGGCCTACGTTTCGGTGGAAAGCCGGTTCGCGCAGAAGGCCCTGGCCCGCTTGACCGGGAACAAGATCAAGGGGCAACGTTTCAAGGTCCGGCTGCTGGTATAGTCCCGGCGTTATCTCCGCCTCCGCTCCCGCCCGAGCGCATCCCACGATCCCGAACCGAACCACCCGGGGAAGAACGGCTGCGCGGCGCGTAGGGGAGGGCCCGAAGCGAGGATCCCGTCCGGAACGCCGCCCAGGCCCGTCCAGATGCCGTCGTAAGCGGGTTTGGGGGCGTAGGCCGAATCCAAGAGCAGCGCGGCGCCCCAGCCGGGATAAGAGGCCGGTACCCAGGAATAGGCATCGGTAACTCCCCAGATCATGAAGGTTTTGCAATTGGGATTCGCGAGGCAGACCTGGAGGGCTCCTTGGTAATCCTCTTTTTGCTTTTGGAGCGCTGCGGGAGTCGCAGGAAGCGGAACCCGGAAGTCGACCTCGGTGAACGCCACCTGCAAACCCAGGTCGGCTAAGCGCTTGATGTTCGTATCCATGTCCGCGAAGCTCGGCAAGGAATCGTAACGGAAGTGGCATTGCAAACCGACCCCATCGACGGGGACGCCGCGATCCTTAAGGCCTTTCAGCAAGTTGTAGACCTTATCCGATTTGGCTCCCAAGCCTTCGTTCCAATAGTCGTTGTAGAAAAGCTGGACGTCCGGATCGGCCAAGCGGGCCCAGCGGAAGCAGGAGTCGATGAATTCGATCCCCATCCTCTGGAACAGGAAGGTATTGCGGTAGGTGCTGTCGGGATTGTTGGAGATGGCTTCGTTGACCACGTCCCATTGCGGGATCCGGCCTTTATACCGGCCCACCACGGTCTGGATATGCGTCTTCAGGATGGCGTACATTTCCTCCTTGGAGAACTGCGTCGTTTCGAGCCATGCCGCTTCCTTATGCCAAACCAGGCAATGCCCACGGAGCTTCATGTGGTTCGTATCGGCGTATGCCAGCATCCTGTCCCCAGCGGCCCAATTGAAATCTCCGCGCGTCGGTTGGATTTGGCCGAACTTCATCTGGTATTCCGCCACCAGCGCGTTGAACTCTTTTTTAAGATTCGCCTTGAAGACGGTACTGTCCCTTCCGAAGAAGGCCGTGCCGGCGGCGGCTCCCAGCATAATCCCTTTTTTGTCCGCCAGGACGCGCAAGCTATCCTTGGCGATCGAGAAGGTCGGCGCGATGGAAACGGCAAGCAGGATAAGGAAAGAGGGTAAGGTCAATCCGCCGATATTCCCCTGGGTTCTCCGCATCGATGGCTCCTGTCGGCTTGGCTTGGTCAGCAAAATTAGTATCCGGAACCGGATCGCCCGCTCATCTTTGCACCGTGGATCCGGCCCAGAAGGTTATCTTGGTAGAAACGGCTCTGGTTCGATCCCCAACTTTTCCCTGGAGGCCCCCATGGAACCCACCGATCCCCGCTTGGACTCCGTCGATACCGAGGGCTACGAAGCCAAACCCCTGATCGCTTGGGACGATTTCCGGAATATGAAGATCAACGTCTCGGAGGCCGAGCGTTGGGGTTCCGCCGCCCTGGGGGGAGGCCTCGTCGCCTACGGCTTGCGCAAGCGTCGTTGGAGCGGGGTTTTCTTCGTGCTGGCGGGCGGGGTCCTGCTCTTGCGCGGGGCCTTGGGCCGCAGCTTGTTCTACAAGACTTTGGGCATCAATACCGCGACGGGGGAGGGGCTTCCGGGACAGGACAAGACCGCCAATCTCATCCGCATCGATAAATCCATCGTCATCTCCCGCACCGCGGAGGAAATCTACCGGCATCTACGGGAACTGGAGAATCTGACAGGGTTGTTCGGCCATCTCAAATCCGTCGAACCGCTTGCCGGCGCCCGTTCGCGCTGGACCGCGCGCATGCCGGCCGGCGCCGATCTCGCTTGGGAGACCGAGCTCACGGAGGACCGGGCCAACCGCAAGCTCGCCTGGCATTCCGCCGCGGAGGCGGCGCTCAAGAGCGAAGGCGCCATCGTCCTGGATGCCCTGGCAGGGGGTCGGACCCAGATGGGGGTTCATCTCGAATACGCTTTGCCCGCGGGCAAGACGGGGCGCGTCTTCGCCAAGCTTTTCGGCAACCATCCCGACCGATTGCTGGACGAGGAGCTGCACCGCTTCAAGAGCCGGTTGGAGACGGGTGTTTAGCGATCCCTTTTCGAAATTAGGGGCGAACGGCGCCCCGAATTCCTTCCGCCGGATCCAATTTCCTCCCCTTCCTCCTTCCAAAAAGATTGTTTCAACCCTAAGGCCGGTCTTCCCTGGATCGAGGCGGTTATCATTTCGACCGTTCCGATCCGGGGGAACGCGGCCTGCAAGGAGGTCTCACATGGAAATCCGTGAAATCATGACCGAGAACCCCGTCTGCTGCGTTTCCGAAACCAACCTGGAAGAGGTGGCGCGGATGATGGCGGAGAACGATTGCGGCGCCATCCCGGTGGTCGAGGACCAGGAAAAGTGGAAACCGATGGGCATCGTGACGGATCGCGATATCGTGGTGCGCGCCGTGGCCGAGGGCAAGAACCCCCTCGACATGAACGCCGAGGAGGTGATGTCCCAAGGGCCCGTCTCGGTGCGGCAGGACGCGAGCGTGGAGGAATGCGTTCGCGAGATGGAATCCCATCAATTGCGCCGCATCCTGGTGGTGGATAGATCAGGCAGCTGCGTGGGCATCGTCTCCCTCGGCGATATCGCCCTGCATCGAGGCGGACAGGAGACGGTGGAGGTGGTTGGGGAAGTTTCCCGTCCCTCATCCCCGGATCGCTGAACCGCGACATGGCGGAAGTCGCGGCTACCCTCACCGAAACGGCCCCTTCCGGGCACTTCCCCATTCGCGGCGAGATTTTCAGCGCCGAGCATTTGGAGGAATACGCCGCGCGCCTCGCCGAGGCCCATGGTAAGGCCCGCCCCGGGCGCCGGGGCGTTCCCTTGCTGCGGCAGGTGGACCAGAACGGGGCCGCCCTTCGTGCCGTCTACAATTCCATATCCCGCATGGTGCGGGCGGATCGCAGCATAACGC from Fibrobacterota bacterium includes the following:
- a CDS encoding DUF2892 domain-containing protein, with translation MEPTDPRLDSVDTEGYEAKPLIAWDDFRNMKINVSEAERWGSAALGGGLVAYGLRKRRWSGVFFVLAGGVLLLRGALGRSLFYKTLGINTATGEGLPGQDKTANLIRIDKSIVISRTAEEIYRHLRELENLTGLFGHLKSVEPLAGARSRWTARMPAGADLAWETELTEDRANRKLAWHSAAEAALKSEGAIVLDALAGGRTQMGVHLEYALPAGKTGRVFAKLFGNHPDRLLDEELHRFKSRLETGV
- a CDS encoding CBS domain-containing protein, with product MTENPVCCVSETNLEEVARMMAENDCGAIPVVEDQEKWKPMGIVTDRDIVVRAVAEGKNPLDMNAEEVMSQGPVSVRQDASVEECVREMESHQLRRILVVDRSGSCVGIVSLGDIALHRGGQETVEVVGEVSRPSSPDR
- a CDS encoding endo-1,4-beta-xylanase; the protein is MRRTQGNIGGLTLPSFLILLAVSIAPTFSIAKDSLRVLADKKGIMLGAAAGTAFFGRDSTVFKANLKKEFNALVAEYQMKFGQIQPTRGDFNWAAGDRMLAYADTNHMKLRGHCLVWHKEAAWLETTQFSKEEMYAILKTHIQTVVGRYKGRIPQWDVVNEAISNNPDSTYRNTFLFQRMGIEFIDSCFRWARLADPDVQLFYNDYWNEGLGAKSDKVYNLLKGLKDRGVPVDGVGLQCHFRYDSLPSFADMDTNIKRLADLGLQVAFTEVDFRVPLPATPAALQKQKEDYQGALQVCLANPNCKTFMIWGVTDAYSWVPASYPGWGAALLLDSAYAPKPAYDGIWTGLGGVPDGILASGPPLRAAQPFFPGWFGSGSWDALGRERRRR